In Pseudomonas grandcourensis, the DNA window GGCGTGGGTAAAACCGCGATTGCCGAAGGCCTGGCCAAGCGCATTGTCGACAACCAGGTGCCGGACCTGTTGGCCAACAGCGTGGTTTACTCCCTCGACCTGGGTGCCTTGCTGGCCGGTACCAAATACCGTGGCGATTTCGAGAAGCGCTTCAAGGCGTTGCTCAATGAACTGAAAAAGCGTCCGCAGGCGATCCTGTTCATCGACGAGATCCACACCATCATTGGTGCGGGTGCCGCGTCCGGTGGCGTCATGGATGCCTCGAACCTGCTCAAGCCGTTGCTGTCGTCCGGTGATATCCGTTGCATCGGTTCGACCACCTTCCAGGAATTCCGCGGCATCTTCGAGAAGGACCGAGCCTTGGCTCGGCGCTTCCAGAAGGTCGATGTGTCGGAGCCTTCGGTGGAAGACACCATCGGCATTCTGCGCGGCCTGAAGGGGCGTTTCGAAAGCCATCACAATATCGAATACAGTGATGAAGCCCTGCGTGCGGCCGCCGAACTGGCTTCGCGTTACATCAATGACCGTCACATGCCGGACAAGGCCATCGACGTTATCGACGAGGCGGGTGCCTACCAGCGCCTGCAACCGATCGAGAAGCGTGTGAAGCGCATCGAAGTGCCTCAGGTCGAGGACATCGTCGCGAAAATCGCGCGGATTCCGCCAAAACACGTCACCAGCTCCGACAAGGAATTGCTGCGTAACCTCGAGCGTGACCTGAAGTTGACCGTGTTTGGTCAGGATGCCGCGATCGACTCGCTGGCAACGGCGATCAAGCTGTCCCGTGCCGGCCTCAAGTCCCCTGACAAGCCTGTCGGTTCGTTCCTGTTTGCGGGGCCTACCGGTGTCGGTAAAACCGAAGCGGCGCGTCAGTTGGCCAAGGCCTTGGGTGTCGAGCTGCTTCGTTTCGACATGTCCGAGTACATGGAGCGCCACACCGTATCGCGTCTGATCGGTGCGCCTCCAGGCTATGTCGGGTTCGATCAGGGTGGTCTGCTGACCGAAGCCATCACCAAGCAGCCACACTGCGTGCTGTTGCTCGATGAGATCGAGAAGGCGCATCCGGAAGTCTTCAACCTGCTGCTGCAGGTCATGGACCACGGTACGCTGACCGATAACAACGGGCGCAAGGCGGATTTCCGTAACGTGATCGTCATCATGACGACCAACGCCGGTGCCGAGACCGCAGCCCGCGCTTCGATCGGTTTCACCTATCAGGATCACTCGTCCGATGCGATGGAAGTGATCAAGAAGAGCTTCACGCCGGAATTCCGCAACCGTCTGGACACCATCATCCAGTTTGGTCGCCTCAGCCATGAGGTCATCAAGAGCGTGGTGGACAAGTTCCTTACCGAGCTTCAGGCGCAGCTGGAAGACAAGCGTGTGTTGCTGGAAGTCACCGATGCAGCCCGCAACTGGCTGGCCGAAGGTGGCTACGACGCGGCGATGGGTGCTCGCCCGATGGCTCGCCTGATCCAGGACAAGATCAAGCGTCCGCTGGCGGAGGAGATACTCTTTGGCGAACTGGCCGAGCATGGCGGTGTGGTACACATCGACATCAAGGACGGCGAGCTGACCTTCGAGTTCGAGACCACGGCCGAGATGGCCTGACGTTCAGAAGCAAAACAAAAAGGCGTCGAGAGGCGCCTTTTTGTTGTCTATCAAATCACCGCGATCCCCTGTAGGAGGGGATCCATCAAATCGCAGGCAAACAAAAACGCCCGGCATAAGCCGGGCGTCTTGTATTGACTTGATTAACGGGCGCGGTAAGTGATGCGCCCTTTGCTCAAGTCATAGGGAGTCAGCTCTACGCGCACTTTGTCGCCGGTAAGAATACGGATGTAGTTCTTGCGCATCTTGCCGGAGATGTGCGCGGTTACGACGTGCCCATTTTCCAACTCCACACGAAACATGGTGTTGGGCAGGGTGTCGACGACAGTGCCTTCCATTTCGAAGCTGTCTTCTTTCGACATGCAGTAAAGCCCTCGGTGTCCAATGAATGGCCCGGTGCAACTGCGCCAGGCAAAAGCGGCGTGCATTGTGCCCGAAAAGTGGGGTTTAAGCCAAGGGGTTTAGGGCCGGCTCTAGTTTAGAACCACCCAGCGCTGATTAATCAGCAACTCAATAGGGCGATATTGAGTCTTGTAGTTCATTTTTTTGCAGTTTTTGATCCAGTAGCCGAGGTAGACCGCATCCAGCTCCAGCCGCCTGGCCTCGGCGATTTGCCAGAGGATTGCGTAGCGCCCAAGGCTGCGGCGCTCTTCGGCCGGTTCGTAGAAGGTGTAGACCGCCGAAAGACCGTTCGGCAGTAAATCGGTGACGGCGACGGCCAGCAGCCGGCCGTTCAGGCGAAATTCATAAAACCTTGAAAACGGCAGGTCCCGCACCAGGAATGTCGAGAACTGATCGCGACTCGGCGGGTACATGTCGCCATCGGCGTGACGCTGTTCGATATAGCGCTGGTAAAGGTCGAAGTACTCTTCGTTGAAGCCGGGCCTGGCCGGACGCACCTGCAAATCCACGTTGCGCTTGAAGATGCGTTTCTGTTGCCGGTTGGGGGTGAACTGTCCCACGGGAATGCGCGCTGGAACGCACGCATTGCAATTCTGGCAATGCGGCCGATAGAGATGATCGCCACTGCGACGAAACCCCATCTCCGACAGGTCTGCATAGACATGCACATCCATGGGCTGACTAGGGTCGAGGAACAGGGTTGTGGCCTGCTCCTCGGGCAGATAACTGCAAGAGTGCGGCTGAGTGGCATAGAACTTCAAACGCGCCAACTCGGTCATGATCAACCCTCGGGATAATGCTTTTGAATAAGTGTAAGCCAAGCGCGCAAATGTCGCTCAGCAAACCCAGGAGGCGGTGTTGGGTTGGTCCAGATGCCTGGCCAGATAGCTCGCAAATTCGCGGCGAGGAATCGCCCGGGCACCCAGGCTATGCAGGTGATCGGTGGGCATCTGGCAATCGATCAGCACGAAGCCTGAGTCTTTCAGATGGCGCACCAGTGTGGCAAAGCCGAATTTCGAGGCGTTGTCAGCGAGGCTGAACATGGACTCGCCGAAAAACAGCTGGCCCATTGCCAGGCCATACAATCCACCGACGAGTTCGTCCCCGTCCCAGACTTCCACCGAGTGCGCGTGTCCACGCCTGTGCAATTCGATGTAGGCGTCCTGCATGGCCTCGGTAATCCACGTGCCGTCAGCGTATTCCCGAGGGGCCGCACAGGCGCGGATGACGGCGGCGAAGTCCTGGTCAAAGGTCACTTGGTAGCGTTGCTGGCGCAGCAGTTTGTTCAGGCTGCGTGAGACGTGCAATTCGTCGGGAAACAGCACGGTACGCGGGTCTGGCGACCACCAGAGGATCGGCTGGCCTTCGGAAAACCATGGGAAGCAGCCGTGGCGATAAGCGGAGATCAGCCGATCAGCGGACAGGTCACCACCGGCAGCCAGAAGCCCGTTGGGGTCGCGCATGGCTTTTTCCAGCGGTGGGAAATGCAAGGTGTTGCGTTGTAACCAAGTCAGCATGGCATCCGGGCTTGCAGAAGGGGAGGGCAGTGGCGGGCTTTGGCCCGCCATAAAGTTTGCCTTCAAACGGTTGGAATGTCGTCCAGGTATTTTTCAGCGTCCAGCGCCGCCATGCAACCGGCCCCGGCAGACGTAACGGCCTGACGATAAACGTGGTCGGCCACGTCACCGGCGGCAAACACACCTGCAATCGCCGTAGCGGTGGCATCGCCTTCGCTGCCACCCTTGACCAGCAAATACCCGTCGCGCATTTCCAGTTGGCCCGTGAACAGGTCGGTGTTGGGTTTATGGCCGATGGCAATAAACACCCCGGCCAGCGGCAGTTCCTTGGTTTCGCCGGTGTGGCTGTCCCGCAGGCGCGCGCCGGTCACGCCGCTGGCATCGCCGAGCACTTCGTCCAGGTTCTGGTTCCAGTGCAGGCGGACGTTGCCGTTGGCAGCTTTTTCGAAGAGTTTGTCCTGGAGGATCTTCTCCGAGCGCAGCTTGTCGCGCCGATGGACCAGGTGGACTTCCTTGGCGATGTTCGACAGGTACAAGGCTTCCTCGACCGCCGTGTTGCCGCCGCCGACCACCGCAACTACCTGATTGCGATAGAAAAATCCATCACAGGTTGCGCACGCCGACACCCCTTTGCCGGCGAACGCTTCCTCCGACGGCAGTCCCAGGTATTGTGCGCTGGCGCCGGTGGCAATGATCAAGGCGTCGCAGGTATAGGTGCCGCCATCGCCAATCAGCTCGAACGGCCGTTGTTGCAACTTGGCGGTGTGGATGTGGTCGTAAACGATCTCGGTGGCAAAGCGTTCGGCGTGTTTTTGCATGCGATCCATCAGCACCGGTCCGGTCAGGCCTTCGACGTCGCCTGGCCAGTTATCCACTTCGACGGTGGTGGTGAGCTGGCCACCGGCCTGGATGCCGGTAATGACAACGGGCTTGAGGTTGGCGCGGGCGGCATAAACGGCCGCGCTGTAACCGGCGGGGCCGGAACCCAGGATAATCAGGCGTGAATGCTTCGCTTCGCTCATAAAAACACCTCATAAGCCTTTGTCACCAAAGAGAATGCATGCTCAAATTGAACAGCATGTCATTTGCTGTTGACTATGCTACACCCAAGGGTCTCAAGCATGGCGTCGTGCGTACAAACCCGTACAATGCCCTGCGTGTTACATATATTCAGTGCGCGCCATGTTTATAAAAACCGGGGCGCAGTGTTAAAAGTAGTCCCGGTAACGCGTGTTAACTTTTTTACCTGCCTGGATTGGGCAGTTTTTTCGCAGTTTTTATAGACATTCACCAGATGGACGCGCCATAGGCGCAGGAAAAGAAGCGTTTTGAAGAAATCCACCGCAGCACCTAAACCAGCCGTCGTACCGCTCTGGCGCCAGCACTTGCACTACCGACTCAAGGAAGGTGCGCTGATCGCCATCGGTGCCTTGTGCCTGTTCCTGATGATGGCCTTGTTGACCTATGGCAAGGATGATCCGGGCTGGAGTCATAACAGCAAGATCGACGATGTTCAGAACTTCGGCGGCCCGGCGGGCTCCTACAGCGCCGATATCCTGTTCATGGTGCTGGGTTACTTCGCCTACATCTTCCCGCTGCTACTGGCCATCAAGGCGTACCAGATCTTCCGCCAGCGCCACGAACCGTGGCAGTGGAGCGGCTGGCTGTTCTCCTGGCGCCTGATCGGCCTGGTGTTCCTGGTGCTGTCGGGTGCCGCGCTGGCCCATATCCATTTCCATGCTGCCACCGGTCTGCCGGCCGGTGCGGGCGGTGCGCTGGGGGAAAGCCTCGGTGAACTGGCCAGGAACGCCCTGAATATCCAGGGCAGCACGCTGTTGTTCATTGCCTTGTTCCTGTTCGGCCTGACCGTGTTTACCGACTTGTCGTGGTTCAAGGTGATGGACATCACCGGCAAGATCACCCTCGACCTGTTCGAACTGTTCCAGGGCGCCGCCAATCGCTGGTGGGCGGCCCGTACCGAGCGCAAACAGCTGGTGGCCCAGTTGCGTGAAGTCGATGATCGTATGGATGAAGTGGTCGCGCCGAGCGTCACCGACAAGCGCGAGCAGGCCAAGGTCAAGGAACGTCTGATCGAGCGTGAGCAAGCCCTGAGCAAGCACATGTCCGAGCGCGAGAAGCAGGTGCCGCCGGTGATTGCGCCCGCGCCGCCAAAGCCCGCCGCACCGAGCAAGCGCGTCGAAAAAGAGAAGCAGGCGCCGCTGTTCGTCGACAGTGCCGTGGAAGGTACCTTGCCGCCGATTTCGATTCTCGACCCGGCGGAAAAGAAACAGCTCAATTACTCGCCTGAATCCCTGGCTGCGGTTGGCCACTTGCTGGAAATCAAGCTCAAGGAATTCGGCGTCGAAGTCACGGTGGATTCGATTCACCCGGGCCCGGTGATTACCCGTTACGAGATCCAGCCGGCGGCCGGGGTCAAGGTCAGCCGTATTTCCAACCTGGCCAAAGACCTCGCGCGTTCCCTGGCCGTGACCAGTGTGCGCGTGGTGGAAGTGATTCCGGGCAAGACCACGGTCGGTATCGAGATTCCCAACGAAGACCGGCAGATCGTGCGCTTCTCCGAGGTGCTGTCGACCCCCGAGTACGACAACTTCAAGTCGCCGGTCACCCTGGCCCTGGGCCACGACATCGGTGGCAAGCCGGTCATCACTGACCTGGCGAAGATGCCGCATCTGCTGGTGGCCGGTACCACCGGTTCCGGTAAGTCGGTAGGTGTGAACGCGATGATCCTGTCGATCCTGTTCAAGTCCGGCCCGGAAGACGCCAAGCTGATCATGATCGACCCGAAAATGCTTGAACTGTCGATCTACGAAGGCATTCCGCACCTGCTGTGCCCGGTGGTCACTGACATGAAGGACGCCGCCAACGCCCTGCGCTGGAGCGTTGCCGAGATGGAGCGGCGCTACAAGCTGATGGCCAAGATGGGTGTGCGAAACCTGTCGGGCTTCAACGCCAAGGTCAAGGAAGCCCAGGACGCCGGCGAGCCGTTGAGCGATCCGCTGTACAAGCGCGAAAGCATCCACGACGAAGCGCCGCTGCTGAGCAAGCTGCCGACCATTGTGGTGGTGGTCGACGAATTCGCCGACATGATGATGATCGTCGGCAAGAAAGTTGAAGAACTGATCGCCCGTATCGCGCAAAAGGCGCGTGCGGCCGGTATCCATTTGATCCTGGCGACCCAGCGTCCTTCGGTGGACGTGATCACCGGTCTGATCAAGGCCAACATCCCGACCCGCATGGCGTTTCAGGTATCGAGCAAGATCGACTCCCGGACCATCATCGACCAGGGTGGCGCAGAACAACTGCTCGGCCACGGTGACATGCTCTACATGCCGCCGGGTACCAGCCTGCCGATTCGCGTTCACGGTGCTTTCGTGTCCGACGAAGAGGTGCACCGCGTGGTGGAAGCCTGGAAGCTGCGGGGCGCGCCGGAGTACAACGACGACATTCTCAATGGCGTCGAAGAGGCGGGCAGCGGCTTTGAAGGCAGCAGCGGTGGCGGCGACGGCGATGATCCAGAGGCCGACGCGCTGTACGACGAAGCGGTGCAGTTCGTGCTGGAAAGCCGTCGCGCCTCCATTTCCGCGGTACAGCGCAAGCTGAAGATCGGCTACAACCGCGCCGCGCGCATGATCGAAGCCATGGAAATGGCCGGGGTCGTGACGTCCATGAACACCAACGGTTCGCGTGAAGTCCTGGCCCCGGGCCCGGTGCGCGACTGACCCGAGTATGAAAAGGGTGGTGCCTTTGGCGCCGCCCGCACTCCCACGAATGTTATGAGGACTCCCATGCGTCTGATCCGCATGCTGTTGCTGCCGGTACTGGCCTTGACCACGCTCCAGGCTAACGCCGATGACAAGGACGTGGCACGCCT includes these proteins:
- a CDS encoding DNA translocase FtsK 4TM domain-containing protein, whose protein sequence is MKKSTAAPKPAVVPLWRQHLHYRLKEGALIAIGALCLFLMMALLTYGKDDPGWSHNSKIDDVQNFGGPAGSYSADILFMVLGYFAYIFPLLLAIKAYQIFRQRHEPWQWSGWLFSWRLIGLVFLVLSGAALAHIHFHAATGLPAGAGGALGESLGELARNALNIQGSTLLFIALFLFGLTVFTDLSWFKVMDITGKITLDLFELFQGAANRWWAARTERKQLVAQLREVDDRMDEVVAPSVTDKREQAKVKERLIEREQALSKHMSEREKQVPPVIAPAPPKPAAPSKRVEKEKQAPLFVDSAVEGTLPPISILDPAEKKQLNYSPESLAAVGHLLEIKLKEFGVEVTVDSIHPGPVITRYEIQPAAGVKVSRISNLAKDLARSLAVTSVRVVEVIPGKTTVGIEIPNEDRQIVRFSEVLSTPEYDNFKSPVTLALGHDIGGKPVITDLAKMPHLLVAGTTGSGKSVGVNAMILSILFKSGPEDAKLIMIDPKMLELSIYEGIPHLLCPVVTDMKDAANALRWSVAEMERRYKLMAKMGVRNLSGFNAKVKEAQDAGEPLSDPLYKRESIHDEAPLLSKLPTIVVVVDEFADMMMIVGKKVEELIARIAQKARAAGIHLILATQRPSVDVITGLIKANIPTRMAFQVSSKIDSRTIIDQGGAEQLLGHGDMLYMPPGTSLPIRVHGAFVSDEEVHRVVEAWKLRGAPEYNDDILNGVEEAGSGFEGSSGGGDGDDPEADALYDEAVQFVLESRRASISAVQRKLKIGYNRAARMIEAMEMAGVVTSMNTNGSREVLAPGPVRD
- the aat gene encoding leucyl/phenylalanyl-tRNA--protein transferase, whose amino-acid sequence is MLTWLQRNTLHFPPLEKAMRDPNGLLAAGGDLSADRLISAYRHGCFPWFSEGQPILWWSPDPRTVLFPDELHVSRSLNKLLRQQRYQVTFDQDFAAVIRACAAPREYADGTWITEAMQDAYIELHRRGHAHSVEVWDGDELVGGLYGLAMGQLFFGESMFSLADNASKFGFATLVRHLKDSGFVLIDCQMPTDHLHSLGARAIPRREFASYLARHLDQPNTASWVC
- a CDS encoding arginyltransferase gives rise to the protein MTELARLKFYATQPHSCSYLPEEQATTLFLDPSQPMDVHVYADLSEMGFRRSGDHLYRPHCQNCNACVPARIPVGQFTPNRQQKRIFKRNVDLQVRPARPGFNEEYFDLYQRYIEQRHADGDMYPPSRDQFSTFLVRDLPFSRFYEFRLNGRLLAVAVTDLLPNGLSAVYTFYEPAEERRSLGRYAILWQIAEARRLELDAVYLGYWIKNCKKMNYKTQYRPIELLINQRWVVLN
- the infA gene encoding translation initiation factor IF-1, yielding MSKEDSFEMEGTVVDTLPNTMFRVELENGHVVTAHISGKMRKNYIRILTGDKVRVELTPYDLSKGRITYRAR
- the trxB gene encoding thioredoxin-disulfide reductase, which translates into the protein MSEAKHSRLIILGSGPAGYSAAVYAARANLKPVVITGIQAGGQLTTTVEVDNWPGDVEGLTGPVLMDRMQKHAERFATEIVYDHIHTAKLQQRPFELIGDGGTYTCDALIIATGASAQYLGLPSEEAFAGKGVSACATCDGFFYRNQVVAVVGGGNTAVEEALYLSNIAKEVHLVHRRDKLRSEKILQDKLFEKAANGNVRLHWNQNLDEVLGDASGVTGARLRDSHTGETKELPLAGVFIAIGHKPNTDLFTGQLEMRDGYLLVKGGSEGDATATAIAGVFAAGDVADHVYRQAVTSAGAGCMAALDAEKYLDDIPTV
- the clpA gene encoding ATP-dependent Clp protease ATP-binding subunit ClpA — translated: MLNRELEVTLNLAFKEARSKRHEFMTVEHLLLALLDNEAAATVLRACGANLDKLKHDLQEFIDSTTPLIPVHDEDRETQPTLGFQRVLQRAVFHVQSSGKREVTGANVLVAIFSEQESQAVFLLKQQSVARIDVVNYIAHGISKVPGHGDHSEGEQDMQDDEGGESSSSGNPLDAYASNLNELARQGRIDPLVGRELEVERVAQILARRRKNNPLLVGEAGVGKTAIAEGLAKRIVDNQVPDLLANSVVYSLDLGALLAGTKYRGDFEKRFKALLNELKKRPQAILFIDEIHTIIGAGAASGGVMDASNLLKPLLSSGDIRCIGSTTFQEFRGIFEKDRALARRFQKVDVSEPSVEDTIGILRGLKGRFESHHNIEYSDEALRAAAELASRYINDRHMPDKAIDVIDEAGAYQRLQPIEKRVKRIEVPQVEDIVAKIARIPPKHVTSSDKELLRNLERDLKLTVFGQDAAIDSLATAIKLSRAGLKSPDKPVGSFLFAGPTGVGKTEAARQLAKALGVELLRFDMSEYMERHTVSRLIGAPPGYVGFDQGGLLTEAITKQPHCVLLLDEIEKAHPEVFNLLLQVMDHGTLTDNNGRKADFRNVIVIMTTNAGAETAARASIGFTYQDHSSDAMEVIKKSFTPEFRNRLDTIIQFGRLSHEVIKSVVDKFLTELQAQLEDKRVLLEVTDAARNWLAEGGYDAAMGARPMARLIQDKIKRPLAEEILFGELAEHGGVVHIDIKDGELTFEFETTAEMA